The Spirochaetota bacterium sequence CAAATTACATTTTGAGCATTTTCTTTATTTTTTATGATAGATAATATAAACCCGTTACATTAAATTCCTTTTGAAATGAAATAAAAGTATGTTAATAAAGACGATACGGGAGATAGTATGTATATAGGCGTTTAGCCACATCAAAATATTTTTATGACATATGTTGAGATAGTTACTTATTTGTGAAGGCTATTGTGTGGCAAGTTTTACCAATTCTGGCGGTGGCCCCCAGTAAAATTGACAACACGGAATGCCTTCTTCTAAATAAAATGAAAATGTGTAACCACTAAAGCGATAGTTATCGGTATTTTCATCACTGTCTAACGCAGCAAGATAATCATATAGATAATTCTCCACACAATAGGCTATAATCTTAGCCAGTGACATCTTACAGACTTTGCGCACATCCATCACAAACTCATACTCATTTTCATACAAATACAGATGTATGCGTTTCCAGGCTTGATATCGCTTCCTATACTGTAATCGTTTATAGCTTTTAACAGGGATCTTTTTATACGAAAACACATAGTTTATGAAATTGATAACAAACGTATGAAGCGATAGTTTACGGATAGTGGCATTTTCTTGTAATAGTTCTAAGTGTTCATAGGCAATGCAGGTGGTTGTTTCTATATTCATATGTTTCCTCCAAAGTATATATATTATCCACCAATACTACTATAGGAACAATTTTCAACTATAAATTGAATATGGTAAAAAATAAAAAATGATTACAGTATATGTAAAAGCAAATAGATAGGCAAAGTATTTCAAAGAGAATAGTTACAATCAAATAGAGCTATACTGAGAACTATCGCCATACAATATAGACCACCTATGCTAACACTGTCATGGACTTATAGTCTATCGAGTGATAGAATGATACCATTACTTTAATCATCAACATTACATTTCCTGTTATAATTCATACGCTCTTGCAAATATTATATTGACATATTGTATGATAACTCTCTATAGTTAACATAAAAAAATAATGGAGGATATATGGCACAGGATATCTACAAAGAATTATCCAAACGGCTTATGTTTGAAAATTCAAAGCTTTTGCAACAGATCTGGCAGTGTGTGGCAAACGAAACGGAAGCTCAGATTATTGCATACCTGCCTGCCAATGCTATACAGGTTGCAGAAAAGTTTAATCTTACTACACAACAAGCTTTTGATATCCTTGAAGAATTATTTAAACGAGGTGCTGCATTTAAAAAGTCAAAACCTGAAGGCGCTGAATACCGCCCCCCCAAGCATATTGTCCAGTTTCATGATGCAACACTGCTATGGAAAGATGCCCCTGCTGATTTTAAAAAACTATGGGTGGAATTTATGGATACTGAATATCCGCCACTTCTTGAGGTTGTAACAAAAGCTGGTATTCCCTCATTTATGCGCGTTATTCCTATTAACAAAACCATACAACCCAGAAGTGAAGTCCTTGTGTATGAAGATGCCTATAAAATTATTGAACAAGCCAAAGAGCTTGCAGTTGTGGATTGCGTTTGTCGCCTTTCTCATGGGAACTGTAATAAACCACTCAATGTATGTATTCAGATCAATAACGGCGCAATCTACACCCTGGAGCGTGGTACAGGTAGAGCAATCACCAAAGAGGAAGCTTATGAAATACTCAAAATCTCTGAGGAAGCAGGCCTGGTTCATATGACCGAGAACAAGGGCGTTGGCAATGCCATATGTAACTGTTGCTCATGTTGCTGTGAAATGCTACGTTTTGCAGGTAACAGAGCAACTCATGGTGTAGTTTCCAAAAGCAGATTTACAGCAACTATAGATGAAAATAACTGCAATAGTTGTGCACTGTGTATATCAGTGTGCCCTGTACATGCAATAGAGGTGAATGAAGTAGCAACAATTGATGCTGAGATGTGCATAGGTTGCGGATTGTGCGCAACACATTGCCCTGCAAATGCAATTGCACTTAAAGAGATGCGACCAAAGGAACATATACCTATGTAATTTTTGATGGGGCTTTTCTCTTATAATGCTTATATTTTATAGACACTGATTGCTTTTAATTGCTATCAGGTTTTGTCCAATCAATACGTTCCTGAATACTTGCAGCTAATTCTTCTATACCTTTGTCATCATGATATAGCAGCCCGGCCTCTTTTACTATAACATTACCAGTTTTATCTTTCTGAAACCATAACCCTTTATGGTGTGCTGCTGTGACATCTTCTCCTTTTTCCATGCTACTTCCTCTTAAATTAATGCTTCCATTACACACACAGAAGTATGATTTGTCAGCGGAACTGGCAACAACACAAAATGATGTCCCTCGTATACTTGCAACAACAGTGGGAGTTTTTACTAAATATTTAAAATATTTCTTGCATTTACAATGATGACCTATCAAATTTAGAATCACTATTTGCATAACAAATTGCAATTCTCAATTTTACCATTCAGGATTCAAATGGTAATTGCGGGTTATATTTAACTTTCACAATTACAGGCGGAGGAAACAAGAGTAATAATGAAATTATATTTACAGAGGAGGAAAGTATGAATCTAAACCATCCTGAAGCAACACAACAAGCACTTAGTATTTTACGCAGTGGCAACCCTTTTCAATGGTATGTCATCACACTGTTAGCGTTTGTAGTGTATATCTATTTTAACGAAATCCAGAATAAAAACTGGAATGGTATTGCAGCAGGGCTTTCGCTGTACATGGTACACTGGTTTGTAGAGATCATTAATGCACTCATTCAGCATTTTACCGGGCATGCATTGTGGACTGTCCCTACCGGCACAGCATTTCTTATCCTTATTGGAGTTGGTGTGGAATTAAGCTTAATGTTTTCAGTATCCGGTTTAATCTTCAGCAAGATTTTACCACAAGACCCAAAAGCAAAGATTCTAGGTGTCAACAATCGTTTATTTATAGCTATCGCCAATGCTGCCTTTTATTCAATCTTTGAGATATTTTTAGTAAAAACTCCATGCTTTGTGTGGGTATATCCATGGTGGGGCGCACTCCCGGTATTTATAACCGTATATATACCATTCTGGGTGGTATCGCTGTATTGCTATGACTGGCAGCCAAAAGTACAAAAAGCTGTAATTGGAAGCCTTTTTGTCGCGAACGCCACAATGCTGGTTGTATTTGCTGGAATCTTACAATGGATTTAATTATATAAATCCCCTGGGATTTTTCATAGTTACTTTCTCCCAGTTTTCAAGCTTTTGTCGTAGTTTGTGGGCTATATCAGGATAGGTGTCTAACACATTGTATGCTTCACCAGGGTCTTTTTCCAGATTATAGAGCAATGGCCAGCGGTGTCCCAATGCATCTTTCCCCAATTTGTCAATAAGGGGTGTGGAATCAAGAGGATTAGGCCATACATACCGGTCAATCTTTGAATAGTACTTCCATTTCCCTGAACGAATACCAACGAGCAGATCATAGTGATAAAAATATAAATCCTCATGCACAGGTTTATCGTTTCCTTTGAAAAGCCCCAGTATATTTTTTCCATCAATGATGCGATCTTCCGGCAATCCAACTCCTGCAAGCTCAAGTAACGTTGGGAAAAGATCAATATTCATGGCAGGCACATGGGTAACTTTGCCCTGTGGTATCACTCCAGGCCACTTCACAATAAAAGGTACCTTAAATCCACCTTCATTACTATTTCCTTTTCTACCCCGTAAATTTGATGTACTTCCTTCATACCACGGACCATTATCACTGGTAAAAATAACCATAGTCCTGTTATCCATGCCTTTTTCTTTCAAAAGCTTCAGTATCTGTCCAACACTCCAATCAATCTCCTCAACGGCATCCCCATACTTACCAGCTAGTGACTTTTTATCAAATTTTTCTGAAGCCCACAAAGGCTGATGCGGAAACGTGTGGGCAAAATATAAAAAGAATGGATTATTGCCGCACGATTCAATAAACTGCAAAGCTTCTTTTGTATATGTCCCGGTCAAAAATGACTGGTCTTCTCCATGAATATTATCTATAACTTTTGTTTCATTTCGGTACACTGGGCATGGCCGCATGTCATTGCTATGCGGCACACCATAATAAAAATCAAAACCATGGCGCAGCGGATTAAATTCAGGCTGGGTTGAATAGTCGCCCAGATGCCATTTGCCAACCATACCGGTTTTGTATCCAGCAAGTTTTAAAGCTTCGGCGATAGTTACTTCTTCAAAAGCCAATCCCCTGGCAACAACATCATCCCGCAAATCCATCATGCCTAATCCCCGCAACATCATCCCTACATTGCGCGTCAACTTTCGTCCTAACGGTTCTTTCTTTGGAAAAGGATTGCCAATAATACCCGTCCTGAAAGGATAGCGCCCTGTTAATAACCCCGAACGCGAAGGTGCACACACGGCAGCACAGGCATAGAAGTCAGTAAACCTGTTTCCCTCTTTTGCCAGCATATCGATATTGGGTGTACGGATAACAGTATTGCCATAACAGCCAATATCACCATACCCCAGATCGTCACAATAAATGATAATAACATTGGGTTTGGGTGCCCTGGGATTTACAACAGTCAATTTTTTTAATTTTTCTAAAGGTGGATAATTACCATATACATCAGCAATATCAGGTGTTTTCAGCAATGTATAGGTACAGGTGCCAATCAACGTACCAGCACCAACAGCAACTCCAGTAGCAATTGATTTTTTTAATAAATCACGGCGGGTAATCTTCCCCTCCATTGGAACCCCCTAAAGTAAAAATTTTAAAAATGTTGCAGTATACTTGTAATCAAAGCTTGATTTGCCATAAATGGTATATTTTATAAGTTAAATGTACAAGTACTTTTTCATTTCCCATTAATAATTCTTAAAAAAGTAAAGAAACTCTTCACTCATAGTCCCCATTTGGCTACTCAGTAAGAACTTTATATATAAAAAAATAATAAAGGGAAGATTCCTGGTTGCATATAAATAAAAAATTCTAAAATCTTGTTGACAAATTTTTAATTTTGTTATAATACCGGCTTGTCAGTATTATATAAAAGAAATTTGGAGGTAGCCATGAGTTTCAAAATGAAAGTTCTTCTGGCCGGTTTTATGTTTATGTTCATTCATGCACTTTCACTTTTTGCAAATGAGCTTTTTCAGGAAGACGGCATTTTCCCCAATCACAGCGCCGAATATGTCCGTACATTGAATCGCAATGCATCAACAGAGGCTGATGCTACGTTCTATAATCCAGCCGGGCTTACATACCTGCCAAAAGGTTTATACGTCATGTTTAGCAATCAAACATTGCATAAAAAGCGTACCCATGTTATGGATTACTATGCTATTGAAGCAGATTTTACTCTTAATATTGGAAATATTGACAACCCTGTTCAACCAACAACTAATTCATCAGCATATACTAACCGGCCTACAGGGTCACTTGAAAGCGATAATAATTATTTTACTGATATCACTGCTCCTGCAATGCCTGATCTTAACGTTGTATACAGAGATCAATTCAAAGGGCATGAGTATGCCATTTTTTTCAACCTTGGTGTGATGCAGGCAGCACCTGATGTAACATTCCCACGCGGGCTTGCCATCATTGATTATGGGAATCTTGCTGTGGGAGAAGTATCAGCTAAACTTGTAGCTTTTCCCGGAACAGCATTGGAAACCTCACAGGGACCTGTTACACAATATACCTATGAATCAAATATTGCTGTACGAACTGAATATTTTATTGGTAATACGATTGGGGTTTCATATAAAATCATTGATATGCTTTCTGCTTCATTGGGTTTCAGGTTTATCTATGGTATGGGTAGGCAAACCATAAATGTAAAAAATGCAACCATTTTACATGAAAACCAGACAGACCCCCTTAATCTTCTACCAGAAGAAAACCTATTTATAAATAATAGTGACTGGAATATAGATACACAATATTCAGGCTTTGGCTATGGCATAATTACTGGACTTCATTGTCAGCCAATTCAAAAACTTGATATTGGGTTGCGGTATGAATACTATTTTCCCATGATATTAACTAAAAAAACCAATAAATTTCAAGTGCCGGCAATTATAGAAGAAACCGGAATGCTCAATATCTTCAAAGATGGTAAAGCAAACCCTGATTTTAATGGAGGAGCAGGATATTCTGCGGGTAATGGTGAAAAGGAGTTTAAAGGTACGTACCCACAATCGATTTCTCTTGGCATGGCATATAGTATTTTCAAATGGTTGAAAGTAATGTCATCAGGAGATATCTATTTACGTCATCAGGTTGACCTTGATGGAAGAGAGAAGGATTTTGGTATTGCTTATCGCGCAGGTGGAGCACTTGAATTTTTACCAAATGCGGATATCAAATTAAGTACAGGATATAGCTATTACAATCCTGGAATAAAAAATGAAAAAAGAAATGAAATTGATCCTTTATTAATAAGCCATACTATTGGTGCTGGTGCAGGATTAAAAGTTAATGAAGGACTTGAGGTTACCATTGGTGCGTTCTACACAATTTATCAAAGCACAACTGTATATGAGGTAATCCACACAACATCGGTTTTAAATAATGTCCTTGGAATAATAAATGGAACAGCTGAAGCAACCCATTATGTAAAAAAAGAACTGGCAGAATAAACTTTTGTCATAGCATTTGGTCTGACATATCGCTATGACTTTAAAGCATCACACAAAGAGGAAAAAGCACCTGAACTTAATCTAAAAAAAAGTTAAGGCTGGTTTGATACCAGCCTAACAATAAAACCCTATGCAACAGCAAGGCACTCTGGATGCGATGTGCAATGTTCCATTATATTTCTTGCCTTTATATAATTTTCCTCAGCCTGATGCCAGTTTACTATATTCCAGAAAGCCTTCACATAGTCTGCTCTACGGTTTTGATACGTTAGGTAATATGCATGTTCCCACACATCAAGACCAAGCACAGGCAGTAACCCTTCCATAATGGGACTGTCCTGATTTGCTGTAGAATGCACTACTAGTTTGACAGTAGCATCAACACTAAGCCATGCCCATCCTGAACCAAAACGGTTTACTGCAGCATTACTAAATTCATCAATAAATGTTTCAACAGCACCAAATTGCTTCTTAATTGCATCGTGTAATTGTCCTTCGGGCAGTTGGCCCCTGCCCCCTAAAATCTTCCAGAAGAGTGAATGGTTGTAGTGCCCACCCCCATTGTTACGAACAATTGTTCTAATTTCCTCAGGCACTGAAGACAAATTTGCCAGCAAATGTTCAAGCGTAAACTCAAACAAATGAGGATACTTATCTAATGCACCATTGAGCTTGTCAATATATGCCGCATGGTGTTTGGTGTGGTGAATTTCCATTGTTTTTGCGTCAATGTATGGTTCAAGCGCATTGTATTCATACGGTAGTTGTGGCAATGTATATCGTTTCATGATTTGTTTCCTCCTTTTCAGGTTATCAAGTAATAACTAAATTACTGTAATATACAAAAATAAAGCTCCATCGTCAATGGACGCATAAATTTTTGTGCGATAGTAACTGTATAAGTGTCCTTTTTCATAAAATATCTTTACTTTTGACAATAAATGGATATTCATGAACTATCGCACAAAAAAACTTTTTACCATGTAGGGAGAGACATATGAACCCCAATCATAAAGAATTGACTATACCTTCCTGAAGAGTTACACTTTTGCAATCAAAGATGTTATTGGAAAAACAAAGGGTATAATCATTATTGTGCATGTATTGTGTGAACACTACGGCAGATATAATTATTATGTTGTTAGCAAATTGAATGAAGCTGGATATAAAGATATCATTCAATGGCTTGATTCGTTTGCGTAGCTTTTTTGCTTTTCTTGCCAGTTGGAATAACAATATATCTTTGCTTCATAAGTGCACTGAAAATAAGTAACACAATCCCCAAAAACAGAAGAATAATACCCCATTGAAAAGTAATTGATTGCTGCACAGAATTGAGAAACGATATAAGTACATCCTTATAGGGGTTGCTATACAGTCTTTCTTCGATTGCACTATGGAGCTTCTGTATTCTGGAATACACATTATACAGTGAAACAATAATAACACACAAAGAGCCACATGCAGATACGATGACCCATCGATATAATCCAATTAGTGCTAATAGTATAGCAAGCACACCACACACAATTATTGCCTCATCATAGTATTTACCTACACGAGAGTAAGTAATAGTGCCAATGAAAGGAGCTTTTATAAAAGGAGAAAATACACCGGCAATCAATATCATTCCACCTACAATGGCGATAATTAATTGCCACTGAATAATTGGATTATTATTTATGTCAAAGAAATTGTTTAAAATGGTTGTACGTAAATCTTTTATTTTACTTTTCATGGAGAATAAATTACGTAAAATTATTTCGTTTCAGGATTCTTATGTTTACTATGTATGTAAAGATAGTCAACAAATTTTATTGTACATTGCCCAAAATTATAGTTACTTATACTATACTGTTGACAGCGGAGATATTTTTGTAAAAAATCATACTATGCTTCTATTCTTCACTAAATACCAACAAATTATGATTGAAATTTTTATGTCATACTTATAGAATATTCTACAAATACTTTGGAGGGTACATATGAATATCGAAACTACCACCTGCATTGCCTATGAACACTTAGAGCTTT is a genomic window containing:
- a CDS encoding 4Fe-4S binding protein; amino-acid sequence: MAQDIYKELSKRLMFENSKLLQQIWQCVANETEAQIIAYLPANAIQVAEKFNLTTQQAFDILEELFKRGAAFKKSKPEGAEYRPPKHIVQFHDATLLWKDAPADFKKLWVEFMDTEYPPLLEVVTKAGIPSFMRVIPINKTIQPRSEVLVYEDAYKIIEQAKELAVVDCVCRLSHGNCNKPLNVCIQINNGAIYTLERGTGRAITKEEAYEILKISEEAGLVHMTENKGVGNAICNCCSCCCEMLRFAGNRATHGVVSKSRFTATIDENNCNSCALCISVCPVHAIEVNEVATIDAEMCIGCGLCATHCPANAIALKEMRPKEHIPM
- a CDS encoding sulfatase; translation: MEGKITRRDLLKKSIATGVAVGAGTLIGTCTYTLLKTPDIADVYGNYPPLEKLKKLTVVNPRAPKPNVIIIYCDDLGYGDIGCYGNTVIRTPNIDMLAKEGNRFTDFYACAAVCAPSRSGLLTGRYPFRTGIIGNPFPKKEPLGRKLTRNVGMMLRGLGMMDLRDDVVARGLAFEEVTIAEALKLAGYKTGMVGKWHLGDYSTQPEFNPLRHGFDFYYGVPHSNDMRPCPVYRNETKVIDNIHGEDQSFLTGTYTKEALQFIESCGNNPFFLYFAHTFPHQPLWASEKFDKKSLAGKYGDAVEEIDWSVGQILKLLKEKGMDNRTMVIFTSDNGPWYEGSTSNLRGRKGNSNEGGFKVPFIVKWPGVIPQGKVTHVPAMNIDLFPTLLELAGVGLPEDRIIDGKNILGLFKGNDKPVHEDLYFYHYDLLVGIRSGKWKYYSKIDRYVWPNPLDSTPLIDKLGKDALGHRWPLLYNLEKDPGEAYNVLDTYPDIAHKLRQKLENWEKVTMKNPRGFI
- a CDS encoding superoxide dismutase, which codes for MKRYTLPQLPYEYNALEPYIDAKTMEIHHTKHHAAYIDKLNGALDKYPHLFEFTLEHLLANLSSVPEEIRTIVRNNGGGHYNHSLFWKILGGRGQLPEGQLHDAIKKQFGAVETFIDEFSNAAVNRFGSGWAWLSVDATVKLVVHSTANQDSPIMEGLLPVLGLDVWEHAYYLTYQNRRADYVKAFWNIVNWHQAEENYIKARNIMEHCTSHPECLAVA